Proteins encoded in a region of the Streptomyces sp. NBC_00513 genome:
- a CDS encoding metallopeptidase family protein — translation MLEMTREEFEELVAEALDRIPPELTRLMDNVAVFVEDEPPADDPELLGLYEGTPLTDRGEWYAGVLPDRITIYRNPTLRMCEDRESVVAETEVTVVHEIAHHFGIDDERLHALGYG, via the coding sequence GTGCTGGAGATGACGCGCGAGGAGTTCGAAGAGCTCGTCGCAGAGGCCTTGGACCGGATTCCGCCGGAGCTCACGCGGCTGATGGACAACGTGGCGGTCTTCGTCGAGGACGAGCCGCCCGCAGACGATCCGGAGCTCCTCGGGCTCTACGAGGGGACCCCGCTCACCGACCGCGGCGAGTGGTACGCCGGGGTGCTGCCCGACAGGATCACGATCTACCGCAACCCCACGTTGCGGATGTGCGAGGACCGGGAGAGCGTGGTCGCGGAGACGGAGGTCACCGTGGTCCACGAGATCGCCCACCACTTCGGGATCGACGACGAGCGACTGCACGCCCTGGGCTACGGGTGA